From the genome of Vicia villosa cultivar HV-30 ecotype Madison, WI linkage group LG2, Vvil1.0, whole genome shotgun sequence, one region includes:
- the LOC131646646 gene encoding protein LPA3-like — protein MFSISPFAPSSIPTSTVVKLESFSLKNGGVIRIRGANALSKVPRNPKLAVCCSVSASGDANASVQTDVPFPFDYSELLEQAGVAVELAMKDNKKLMEIEFPTAGLTSVPGDGEGGIEMTGSMQLIREFCDRFISSEKTTRTRIFFPEANEVDFARQSVFSGASFKLDYLTKPSFFEDFGFVEKVKMSDRVKEEDELFIAAYPYFNVNEILVVEELYREAVLNTDRKLIIFNGELDRIRSGYYPPFFYPKLAELTKSFLPAMETVYYIHNFKGRNGGVLFRCYPGPWKILRKVGSSKYVCLHQQDTMPSLKEVALDILPTN, from the exons ATGTTCTCCATTTCACCATTCGCACCCTCTTCCATTCCAACTTCAACT GTTGTCAAGTTGGAATCTTTTTCGCTGAAAAATGGTGGGGTTATCAGAATTAGAGGTGCTAATGCTCTTTCAAAGGTACCCAGAAATCCAAAATTAGCAGTATGTTGTTCTGTTTCGGCTTCGGGTGATGCCAATGCCTCTGTTCAGACTGATGTTCCTTTCCCTTTTGATTACTCTGAGCTTCTGGAACAG GCTGGAGTTGCAGTGGAATTGGCCATGAAGGATAACAAAAAGCTAATG GAAATTGAGTTTCCCACTGCCGGACTCACATCCGTACCAG GTGATGGTGAAGGTGGAATAGAGATGACTGGAAGCATGCAATTGATTCGTGAATTTTGTGACCGCTTCATTTCGTCCGAGAAAACCACGCGAACAAGAATA TTTTTTCCAGAAGCTAATGAAGTCGACTTTGCTAGACAATCCGTCTTCAGTGGAGCTTCTTTTAAGTTGGACTATCTGACAAAGCCTTCATTCTTTGAAGATTTTGGTTTTGTTGAGAAAGTAAAAATGTCAGATAGAGTGAAGGAAGAAGATGAGCTTTTCATAGCAGCTTACCCGTACTTCAATGTCAACG AAATACTTGTTGTGGAAGAACTTTACAGAGAAGCTGTCTTGAATACTGATCGGAAACTGATTATTTTTAATGGTGAACTCGATCGTATCAGATCTGGAT ATTATCCACCGTTCTTTTACCCGAAGCTAGCTGAACTTACAAAGTCCTTTCTACCTGCGATGGAAACTGTGTACTACATTCATAATTTCAAGGGTCGTAACGGAGGAGTACTTTTCAG GTGCTATCCGGGTCCTTGGAAGATTCTGAGAAAAGTGGGGAGTAGTAAATATGTTTGTCTACATCAGCAGGATACTATGCCATCCCTCAAGGAAGTTGCTCTTGATATTCTTCCAACAAATTGA
- the LOC131646645 gene encoding isoflavone reductase homolog, whose protein sequence is MGKSKVLVVGGTGYIGRRIVKASLEQGHKTYVLQRPDIGLDTEKVQMLLSFKKQGAHLVEGSFSNHQSLVDAVKLADVVICTMSGVHFRSHNLMMQLKLVEAIKDAGNVKRFLPSEFGMDPALMGHALEPGRVTFDEKMIIRKAIEDANIPFTYISANCFAAYFAGNLSQMGTLFPPRDKVVLYGDGNVKVVYMDEDDVATYTIKTIDDPRTLNKTIYLRPPENILTQRELIEKWEKLIGKQLEKSTLSEQDFLSSMKGLDFASEVGMGHFYHIFYEGCLANFEVRDEEEASKLYPEVEYTRMDEFLKLYV, encoded by the exons ATGGGAAAGAGCAAGGTTTTAGTTGTGGGGGGAACTGGTTATATTGGTAGGAGAATAGTAAAAGCAAGTTTAGAACAAGGTCATAAAACCTATGTTCTTCAACGTCCAGATATAGGACTTGATACTGAAAAGGTGCAAATGcttctttcattcaagaaacAAGGTGCTCATCTTGTGGAAGGTTCTTTTTCTAATCATCAAAGTTTGGTAGATGCTGTGAAACTAGCTGATGTTGTTATTTGCACCATGTCTGGTGTTCATTTTCGATCACATAATTTGATGATGCAGCTCAAACTTGTTGAGGCTATCAAGGATGCTGGAAATGTTAAG CGTTTTCTGCCTTCAGAATTTGGGATGGACCCAGCTCTTATGGGACATGCACTTGAACCAGGAAGAGTCACATTTGATGAGAAAATGATTATAAGAAAAGCAATTGAGGATGCCAACATCCCTTTCACTTACATCTCTGCCAATTGTTTCGCCGCTTACTTCGCCGGCAACCTCTCTCAGATGGGGACACTCTTTCCTCCTCGGGACAAGGTGGTTCTCTATGGCGATGGCAATGTCAAAG TTGTTTATATGGATGAAGATGATGTAGCAACATACACAATTAAGACAATTGATGATCCTAGAACATTGAACAAGACAATATATCTAAGGCCACCAGAAAATATTCTCACTCAAAGAGAGTTGATTGAGAAATGGGAGAAACTTATTGGAAAGCAACTAGAGAAATCTACCTTATCTGAACAAGACTTTCTTTCTTCCATGAAAG GTTTGGACTTTGCAAGCGAAGTAGGAATGGGACATTTCTATCATATTTTCTATGAAGGGTGTTTGGCAAATTTTGAAGTAAGGGATGAAGAAGAAGCATCGAAGCTTTACCCAGAAGTGGAATACACACGCATGGATGAATTTCTAAAATTATATGTGTGA